The stretch of DNA CTTACGCCGATCTTCATATCGGCAAGGGCAGCACCGCTGACAAACATCAAGGACAGGGCCAGCGAGGCAAAACGCAGATTGGTCTTCATGAACTGTCTTTCTCCACATTCTTGTTGGTTTTATGGATCAGTCGTGACGGTTTCTGTAGGCAAAATTGACTCTATTGGAATTTATTTTCTATATCAACTCATTTTAGAATTTTATTCCAAATCTGTTCCATGACTTCCAGACGGGTTCAGTTCGACCACCTGACGTTGCTTGAAACTCTGCCGCGCAGCATCCAGAACAACAGTGCTCGCCAGTGCATCACGAGCCTCGACCGGCAATGGGCCGCCAGTCTGTAACGCGGTTTGTAGCTGCTGATAAAACTGCTGCCAGCAGCCCCTTTCCGAAGGCACGCGCTCGCGTTCGCCAGCGTGTTCAAACCAGCCCCAGCGCCGATGCTCTTCGACACCCCAGCCCTCACCCGCGGATTTTGGCGAGAGCCCGGCCAGCGCTTGAGCCTCCTGCCCGTCGAGGCCATCAACGCTGTAGCAGCCCAGCGTTCCGGTGACCCGAAAGCGCGGGCCGGGCGTGCTTTGCAGGCAACTGCCGCCGAGGTGGGAGACAACCCCGTTAGCGTGGGTCAGGGAAACGAAAAAACCGTTGTCGCAGGCCTGGTCCTTGTCCTGATAATCAAGCTCGGCATACACCTGCCTGACAGGGCCGAACAGCAGCAACGCCTGATCCACCAGATGGCTTCCCAGATCGCGCAGAAAACCACCGCCGCTGGCGTTGTTCACCGACTGTGGCGAGTAGCGCTCGACCCGTGATTCGAAACGCGTGACCTGCCCGAGTGCGCCCGACTCGATGAGTTTGCGCACGGTGAGGAAATCCGAATCCCAGCGGCGATTCTGATAAACGCTGAGCCGCACGCCCTGGCGTTCGGCCATGGTGATCAGGGTTTGCGCCTGTTGCGCATCGGCGGCGAAGGGTTTGTCACTGACGACGGCGACTCCGTGTTCGAGACCATCAAGCACCAGCGCCGGACGGCCCTTCAGCGGCGTGGAAATCACCAACACATCCACGCCTGCCTCGACCAGTTCGCCGATGCTGTCGAACGCCGGTACGCCGGGGTGTTCAGCAGCGAGCAATTGGCGGCGCTCCGGGGAACGCGTCACCACACCGGCAAACGTGGCACCGGGCAGACTGCTGAGCAGCGGCGCATGAAAAAACCGGCCGCCATGGCCGTAACCGACAAGTCCGATACGCATGATTCGACTCCTTCTTATTGTTCTGTGAGCCGCTTACTGGGTAAACGCGGCCTTTGTGGGAGCGAGCCTGCTCGCGATAGCGATGCTTCAGGCGACATCGATGCAGACTGTACTGCCGCCTTCGCGAGCAGGCTCGCTCCCACCGGTATTGCGTACTGAGTCAGTGGCAGAGTTCGCTTTTGACCCGTTCGAGCATCATTCGGTTGGATTGATCCGGTCGGTCTTCCCAGGCGAACACCGAGACCGTGGCAATGCCGTCGAACTTGATCTCGCGCAAGGTGCTGAAAAACGCTTGCCAGTCGACCTCGCCCTGGCCGATGTCCAGATGCTGATGCACGGTTGCGGTAACGCCCGGCGGGTTGACGATGTAGCGCAATCCCGACGAGGCCTTGTGGTTGTAGGTGTCGGCAATGATCAGATGGCTGAGTTTCGACCCGGCATATTTGAGCATCGAGGCAATGTCGCCGACGCCGTCGTCGTAGAAAAACGTGTGCGGTGCGGCGTAGAGGTAGTTGATCCAGTCGCGGTCGAGCCCGCGAATGATGTCCACTGACTCGTTGTTGCGTTCGCAGAAATCATACGGGTGGGCCTGAATATCGAGCTTGATGCCTTCACGCTCGAACTCGGGGATCAATTCGTCCATCGAGCGCATGAACTGGTTTTCGCACACCAGCGGGTTGTCCGACTGCCCGGTGAATTCGGTGTTGACCAGCTCGCAGTCCATTTCCACGGCAATCTGGATCGCTCGCTTCCAGTTGCGCACCGCGGCCACGCGCAAACCTTCGTCGGCGGCGGCCCAGTGGTACATCGGTAACAAGGAAGAGAGTTTGACCCCGGTGTCGCTCAAGGCTTTGCGAAACTCCTTGATCCGCGCCTTGTCGACGCGCGGGGCTTTGTAAAACGGCAGGAAGTCTTCGCGAGGCGAGAGCTCGATGTGTTCGTAACCGAGCTCGGCGACCTTGTCGACCATCTTGCCCAGGGACAGATTGCGGTACATGTAGGGATCTAGTGCGATGCGCATCTTCTTGTTCTCCTTCACGCAAAATCAACACCGTCCCCTGTAGGAGCTGCGGCACGCTGCGATCTTTTGATCTTGAAAAACAACATCAAAAGATCGCAGCGTGCCGCAGCTCCTACAGGGATCGGGTTAGCCGTAAAAATGTGGGCGGTCAGGCAGGGTGACTTTTACTATCTGGCCACTGTTCTGGGCTTCGATGCATGCATCTGCCGCGACGGCGGCGGCGAAACCGTCCCATGCCGAGGGCCCGCCCACCTGACCGGCGCGCACACCATCGATGAACGCCTGCAACTCGACGTCATAGGCGCCGATGAAGCGGTCCTTCCAGTCCATCAGAATCGCGTTCGACAGCTTGGCGCCGCTGCGCATTTGCACCTGCTGCGGCTCCGGCAGCTTGGCGATGCCAGTCTCCCCCACCACTTCGCACTGGATGTCATAGCCGTACTGGCAATTGACGAAAACCTCGACATCGATGCGCGTGCCCTTGGCGGTTTCCAGCAGGACGATCTGCGGATCTTTCAAATGCGCCAACGCCTTGCTCGACTTGCGTGGGAATACCACTTGCACCGACACATAATCGTCATCCAGCAACCAGCGCAGCACATCCAGCTCATGGATCAGCGTGTCGGTGATTGCCATGTCGGTCTTGTAGTTTTCGCCGACGCTCGGGTTGCGGTGCGCGCAGTGCAGCATCAACGGCTCACCGATCTGGCCACTGTCGATCACCGCTTTCAGCGCGCGATAACCTTCATCGTAAGGACGCATGAACCCGACCTGCACCAGACGCTTGCCGTGGGCGACCTCGGCTTCGACGATCTTGCGGCACCCTTCGGCAGTCACTGCCAGCGGTTTCTCGCAGAACACCGGTTTGCCGGCGGCAATCGCAGCCAGCACGAACTCTTCGTGACTCGGCCCCCACGAGGTGACAAGGATGGCCTCGACCTCTGGCGCCTTGATCAGCGCGTGACCATCCGGGTAAACCTCGGCCGTCAGCTTCAGATCAGCAACGACCTTGGCGGCTTGCTGCAAGTTGATGTCGGTGACAGCGACGACCTGACTGTTGAGCAAAGTCTGGCTGCAACGACGGATGTGATCCTGGCCGATGGCCCCGGTACCGATAACGCCAAGCTTCAAAGACATGAACATTCTCCATTTCGGGTTTCAGGACAATCAGTACTGGCGGGCCTTGGCCAACCGTTCATTAAGGGTTTTCGCGACCGCATCGGTGCGCGCACTGGTGGACACCTGCGCGACACCGACCCGCCACCACGACAGGTATTTGTGAATCATCGTCTTGGGCAGAACCTTGATATCGATCAGCGTCGACACCGTCTGCAAACGCGCATCGGCCAGCGCTGCCTGCAACGCTTCAACCGTGTTCACCTTGTAGGTCTTGCAGCCGTAGGCCGCCGCGCTCATGGCGAAATCCACCGGAACAAAACCGCCGTCGAGCTTGCCGGTCTCGGGGTTCCGGAAACGGAATTCAGTGCCGAAGCTGTCCATGCCGTGTTCCATCTGCAAGTTGTTGATGCAGCCAAACGTCATGTTGTCCAGCAGCACCACGTTGATCTTGCGGCGCTCCTGAATCGACGTTGCCAGCTCCGAGTGCAGCATCATGTAAGAGCCATCGCCGACCAGCGCATAGACCTCGCGATCGGGCTCGGCGAGCTTCACGCCCAGCGCCGCATTCACCTCGTAACCCATGCATGAATAGCCGTACTCGACGTGGTAAGTGTTGACGCCCTTGCTGCGCCAGCTGCGCTGTAAGTCACCGGGCAGACTGCCGGCAGCGGCGACAATTACCGCGTCGTCGGCCAGGGTCTCATTGAGTACACCCAGCACGCGGCTCTGGGTCAGGCAGGAACCGGTCAACTCGATGAATTCGCGCAGTACGGCCGGGTCCATGTGGTCGTTGATTTCCGGGACGAAATCCTCGGTCTGGTATTCGGCCTGATAAATCCGCTCAACCTCGGCGTCGAGTTGTTCCTTGGCCTCACGCGGCTGATCGCCCCACTCGGCGCGGTAGTCGCCGAGAATATTGCTCAAAGCCTGCAAAGCGGTTTTCGCGTCGGCCAGCAGTTGCACGCCGTCGAGTTTCAGCGCATCGCACGGGCTGATATTGAGGTTGAGGAACTGCACGTCCGGGTGTTTGAACAAGGATTTCGACGCGGTGGTGAAATCGCTGTAGCGGGTGCCGACACCAATGATCAGATCCGCCTCGGGCGCCAGCAGATTCGCTGCCAGACATCCGGTTTCGCCGATGCCGCCGAGGTTCAGTGGATGACTGGAAACCACCGCGCTCTTGCCCGCCTGCGTTTCGGCGAACGGAATACCGAAGCGTTCGGCGAACGCCTGCAACGCAGCATTAGCCCCGGAATACTTCACACCGCCGCCACAGATCAGCAACGGTTTGCGCTTGCCTTTGATCAGCGCCAGCGCATCGCCGAGCATGGCTTCGGTGGCCGGTCGGCGCTCGATGCGATGCACGCGTTTTTGCAGGAAGTAATCCGGGTAATCGTAGGCCTCGGCCTGTACGTCCTGCGGCAGCGCCAACGTCACCGCGCCGGTTTCGGCGGGATCGGTCAGTACGCGCATGGCGTGGATCGCGGCGGTCATCAACTGCTCGGGGCGGTTGATCCGGTCCCAGTATTTGCTCACGGCTTTGAAGGCATCGTTGGTGCTGATGCTCAGATCGTGAAACTGCTCGATCTGTTGCAGCACCGGGTCCGGTTGGCGGCTGGCGTAGACGTCGCCGGGCAACAACAGCAACGGGATGCGATTGGCGGTGGCGGTGGCTGCAGCAGTAATCATGTTCGCTGCGCCCGGGCCTACCGACGAGGTGCAGGCGTAGATCCTGCGGCGCAGATGCTGTTTGGCAAAACCGATGGCGGCGTGGGCCATGCCCTGCTCGTTGCGACCCTGATGGACGATCAGGTCGCCGCTGTCCTGCTCCAGCGCCTGACCGAGTCCGAGCACATTGCCGTGACCGAAAATCGTGAAGATCCCGGCGACGAACTTGCTCTGCACGCCATCGACTTCGATGTACTGGTTATCGAGAAATTTCACCAGGGCCTGGGCCATGGTCAGTCTTGTTGTGGTCATGCTTGCACCTTTCTTAAAGGCAACCGCCAATCCTTGTAGGAGCTGCCGGAGGCTGCGATCTTTTGACTTTGCTCTTCAAGATCAAGAGATCGCAGCCTGCGGCAGCTCCTACACGGGGGATGTGTCAGGTCAGGGATTTTTGTAGGTGGGCCATGCTGGCGCTGATGGCTTGTTCGATATCCGCCAGACCGTGAACACTGTCAGCGAATGGTTCGAACGACAGATAGCCGCTGTACCCCGTGCTCAGCAGCGTGTCGATCTGCGCCGCGTTACCGAGAATGTCGCCCTCGCCCACCAACACTCGATGGCCGTCGCGAATGCTTGCCAACGGCGCCTCGGCATCTTCGACGCCGGAGATATGCACCAGCCCGGTCAGTTCGGGGAAAAATTCCTGCTCACTGGCGAGGTGATGGTGAAAGGTGTCATGCACCAGCCGAAACACATCCAGCCCGCCCACCGCCTGGATCGCGTCCACCGCCGTACGCTTGCGCCGCAGCGAGCATTCCTCAAACCCCAACGGCTCGATGAAGCCAAGAATGCCGTGCTCACGCAGGATCGGCGCGAGTTCGCTCAACGCCGTGCGCAGGCCAACGGCGCGTTGCGCGGTCGTGCGCATGTCGCCGGTATCGTTCAGCGGGCACATGACCAACCCCTGCGCCCCGCAATCCCGCGCATACACGGCGAGTCTTGTGGCTTGAGCTCGACGTTCGTCATTCCACACATCGAACGGGTACAGCGCATTGATCGACAGGACGCTGATGCCTTTCGCCGCACACAATTCGCGGACGGTTTGCGGGGCTGTGCCGTCCTCGATTTCCACGCCTTTGAGGTCATTGCGAATCTCGATGGCATCGGCCTTGAGGCTCACCGCCAGATCAATGAACGCGGGCAGGGAAAGTCGTGGTGCGACCATCCGGTTTAGGGCAAAACGCAGGGGCTGAGTCATTCTTGTTGTTCTCCGCACAGACGAATTATTTGGCAGTTGGCATGCTGAATTCAGGGCCTTTGGCGATGCTGTCGGGCCAGCGCTGCATCACGCTTTTATAGCGACTGTAGAAACGCACGCCCTCTTCACCGTAAGCGTGGTGGTCACCGAACAATGAGCGCTTCCAGCCGCCAAACGAGTGCCAGGCCATTGGCACCGGAATCGGCACGTTGATACCGACCATGCCGACCTTGATGGTGCGAGCAAACGCACGGGCGATGCCGCCATCGCTGGTGAAGCAGGACACGCCGTTACCGAACTCATGGGCGTTGATCAATGCCACGGCGCTGGCGAAGTCCGGTACGCGGATGATGCCCAGCACCGGGCCGAAAATCTCTTGCTGATAGATGCTCATTTCGCTGCTGACCTGATCGAAAAGGGTCGCGCCCACGAAAAAACCAGCCTCGGCACCCGGTACATTGAAACCCCGGCCATCCACCAACAACTGCGCGCCCTGGGCCACCCCGTCGCTGATAAAACCCTCAACTTTGGCCTTGTGCTCAGCCGTGACCAACGGGCCCATTTCGCTGTCGCTCTGCATACCGTTACCGACCTTGAGCTGGTCGATACGCGGCAGCAGTTTGGCGATCAGACGATCACCGACATCGCCCACCGCGACGGCAATCGAAATCGCCATGCAACGCTCGCCGGCTGAGCCGTAAGCTGCGCCGATCAAGGCGTCGGCGGCCTGATCGAGATCGGCATCGGGCATGACAATCATGTGATTCTTCGCCCCGCCCAGCGCCTGGACACGCTTGCCGCGTGCAGTGGCTTGCTGGTGGATGTACTCGGCAATCGGCGTCGAACCGACAAAGGAAATCGCCTCGATATCGGGGTGTTGCAACAGCGCATCCACGGCCGTCTTGTCGCCCTGCACCACGTTGAACACGCCGTCCGGCAAGCCGGCCTCGGTGAGCAGACGCGCCATCAGCAAACTGGCGGACGGGTCACGTTCCGAAGGCTTGAGGATGAAACAGTTACCGGTGACCAGCGCCAGCGGGATCATCCACAGCGGCACCATCACCGGGAAGTTGAACGGCGTGACACCCGCGCAAACACCCAGCGGCTGCCGCAGATTCCAGTTGTCGATGCCGCCGCCGATGTTGTCGCTGAATTCGGTCTTGAGCAGGTTCGGCGCGCCGCAGGCGTACTCGACGATTTCGATGCCGCGAGTAACCTCTCCCTTGGCATCGGACAACACTTTGCCGTGCTCGCGGGTGATGATTTCAGCCAGCTCGTTGTGATGCCGGTCGAGCAACTCCTTGAACTTGAACATCACCCGCGAACGACGCAGGGACGACTGTTCCGACCACGCCGGGAAGGCCTTCAGCGCGGACGCGACAGCCTCTTCCACGGTCTTGACGCTGGCCAGCGCCACTTGCGCCTGCACCGCGCCGGTGGCCGGATTGAACACATGACTGAACCGCTCGCCGCTGTCCTGCACCTGACCATCGATGTAGTGGCCGATTACCGGGGCATTGCTCATTGTTGTCGCGCTCCGTTCAAACGTGGGAAGTCAGAGGTCCAGCAGCCAGCTGTGCTGCGGATCGTTATGGAACTGCCAGACACGTTTCGGCCCGGCCATGACATTCAGGTAATAGGACTCGTAGCCGTACGGCACGCTGACCGGGTGATACCCCTTGGGCACCACCACCAGATCGCTGTTTTCCACGGCCATGGCCTGATCGATGCTGCGGTCATCGGTGTACACGCGCTGGAACACAAAACCCTGCGGCGGATTGATCTGGTGGTAATAGGTTTCTTCGAGAAAGCTCTGGTGCGGCAGGTCATCGGTGTCGTGCTTGTGCGGCGGGTAGCTCGACGAATGCCCGGACGGCGTGCGCACTTCCACCACGAGCAGCGAATGCGCCGGTTCGCTGTCCGGCAAGATGTCGCAGACGTATCGGGTGTTGGCGCCTTTGCCACGCACGCTGCGCTTCATCGACTCCGGGCGGATCAACCGTGGCCCGAGGTTGGCGCTGACCGATCCGGGGGCGGCGCAGACGGCGATTTGTGAGTCGCTCAACGCAGTCACTCGCGCCTGACTGCCGGGCGGCAGATACGCGGCGAACGGTGATTTGTCTTCGAACACCGATTGCCGATCGCCCAGGTTGTCCCACTCGAATACGCCCTGCCCCGGCGCCTCGCCGCTGATACTGACGCGACCGCTGAGCAACACCAGGCACAACTCCTGATCGCCCGCTGTCACCGGCAGACTTTCGCCGAGGCTCAGTCGATAGGCAGCGAAACCGACGTACTCAAGACGTCCCTTTTCCAGCTCGACCATGGTGCGGCCATGGGCCTGACTCTTGACTAGAAGGCTCATCACAAGCCCCTTTCATTGAGCAGGGCGCGCAAGGTGTCGTAGCCCTTTTTCGCGTAGATGTAACTCGGTGCCACCGCCGGATCCTGCTCGGCCTCGACCACCAGCCAGCCGTAATAATCGGCGGCCACCAGGACGTCGAGCAGCGCGGCGTAATCAATGTCGCCATCGCCAGGCACAGTGAACGTGCCGTTGATGATGCAATCCGGGAAGCTCCACAGATTGTTGCGCGCCAGTTGCACCACCGGTTTGCGCACGTCCTTGAAATGCACGTGGCAGATGCGTTCGATGTGTTTTTTCAGAACTTGCAGCGGCTCGCCACCGCCCATGTAGCAATGACCGGAATCGAACAGCAAGCCGACTTCGCTACCGGTCAGGGCCATGAGTTTGTCGATGTCTGACGGCGACTCGACGTAGGCACCCATGTGGTGGTGATACGCCAGACGCACGCCTCGGGACAGGGTGAAGCGCGCCAGTTCAGTGAGCTTGTCGGCGTATGCCTGCCACGCTTCTTCGCTATGAAAGCGTGGCCGCTCGACCAGCGGAATACGCTGCCCCTGAATCGAATCGGCGACCTCGCCGTACACCAGAACGTTGGCACCGTTCTGCGCCAGCAACTCGACATGGCTGGCGATTGCATCGATTTCCTCGGCCACCGAGCGTGTCGCCAGTCGGCTGGAGTACCAGCCAGACACCAGCGCCAGATCGTAAGGCCGCAGCACGTCACCGACGCCTTTGGCATCCTTGGGGAATTTACCGTTGAGCTCAAAACCTGCGTAACCGATTGCCTTGCCCTCACTCAGGGCGGTGCTCAACGGCGTCTCGCCACCGAGGGACGGCAGATCGTCGTTGCTCCAGGAAATCGGGTTGATGCCAATTCGGATTGCGGGCATGGCTGCACCTTTTATTGTTTTCCATCAATCATTGAGTCCACCACCGTCCAACTGTAGGAGTGAGCCTGCTCGCGATAGCGGCGCATCAGCCAACTCAAATGTTGGAATGTGCCACCGCAATCGCGAGCAGGCTCACTCCTACAGGGGATCGTGTGAATCCTTCAGGATCGGGCCTTGCGCCAGGCGTCGATCAGTTCGACAAACGTGCCCTGCACCTGGCG from Pseudomonas sp. TH06 encodes:
- a CDS encoding Gfo/Idh/MocA family oxidoreductase, giving the protein MRIGLVGYGHGGRFFHAPLLSSLPGATFAGVVTRSPERRQLLAAEHPGVPAFDSIGELVEAGVDVLVISTPLKGRPALVLDGLEHGVAVVSDKPFAADAQQAQTLITMAERQGVRLSVYQNRRWDSDFLTVRKLIESGALGQVTRFESRVERYSPQSVNNASGGGFLRDLGSHLVDQALLLFGPVRQVYAELDYQDKDQACDNGFFVSLTHANGVVSHLGGSCLQSTPGPRFRVTGTLGCYSVDGLDGQEAQALAGLSPKSAGEGWGVEEHRRWGWFEHAGERERVPSERGCWQQFYQQLQTALQTGGPLPVEARDALASTVVLDAARQSFKQRQVVELNPSGSHGTDLE
- a CDS encoding sugar phosphate isomerase/epimerase; translated protein: MRIALDPYMYRNLSLGKMVDKVAELGYEHIELSPREDFLPFYKAPRVDKARIKEFRKALSDTGVKLSSLLPMYHWAAADEGLRVAAVRNWKRAIQIAVEMDCELVNTEFTGQSDNPLVCENQFMRSMDELIPEFEREGIKLDIQAHPYDFCERNNESVDIIRGLDRDWINYLYAAPHTFFYDDGVGDIASMLKYAGSKLSHLIIADTYNHKASSGLRYIVNPPGVTATVHQHLDIGQGEVDWQAFFSTLREIKFDGIATVSVFAWEDRPDQSNRMMLERVKSELCH
- a CDS encoding Gfo/Idh/MocA family oxidoreductase, whose product is MSLKLGVIGTGAIGQDHIRRCSQTLLNSQVVAVTDINLQQAAKVVADLKLTAEVYPDGHALIKAPEVEAILVTSWGPSHEEFVLAAIAAGKPVFCEKPLAVTAEGCRKIVEAEVAHGKRLVQVGFMRPYDEGYRALKAVIDSGQIGEPLMLHCAHRNPSVGENYKTDMAITDTLIHELDVLRWLLDDDYVSVQVVFPRKSSKALAHLKDPQIVLLETAKGTRIDVEVFVNCQYGYDIQCEVVGETGIAKLPEPQQVQMRSGAKLSNAILMDWKDRFIGAYDVELQAFIDGVRAGQVGGPSAWDGFAAAVAADACIEAQNSGQIVKVTLPDRPHFYG
- the iolD gene encoding 3D-(3,5/4)-trihydroxycyclohexane-1,2-dione acylhydrolase (decyclizing) translates to MTTTRLTMAQALVKFLDNQYIEVDGVQSKFVAGIFTIFGHGNVLGLGQALEQDSGDLIVHQGRNEQGMAHAAIGFAKQHLRRRIYACTSSVGPGAANMITAAATATANRIPLLLLPGDVYASRQPDPVLQQIEQFHDLSISTNDAFKAVSKYWDRINRPEQLMTAAIHAMRVLTDPAETGAVTLALPQDVQAEAYDYPDYFLQKRVHRIERRPATEAMLGDALALIKGKRKPLLICGGGVKYSGANAALQAFAERFGIPFAETQAGKSAVVSSHPLNLGGIGETGCLAANLLAPEADLIIGVGTRYSDFTTASKSLFKHPDVQFLNLNISPCDALKLDGVQLLADAKTALQALSNILGDYRAEWGDQPREAKEQLDAEVERIYQAEYQTEDFVPEINDHMDPAVLREFIELTGSCLTQSRVLGVLNETLADDAVIVAAAGSLPGDLQRSWRSKGVNTYHVEYGYSCMGYEVNAALGVKLAEPDREVYALVGDGSYMMLHSELATSIQERRKINVVLLDNMTFGCINNLQMEHGMDSFGTEFRFRNPETGKLDGGFVPVDFAMSAAAYGCKTYKVNTVEALQAALADARLQTVSTLIDIKVLPKTMIHKYLSWWRVGVAQVSTSARTDAVAKTLNERLAKARQY
- a CDS encoding TIM barrel protein is translated as MTQPLRFALNRMVAPRLSLPAFIDLAVSLKADAIEIRNDLKGVEIEDGTAPQTVRELCAAKGISVLSINALYPFDVWNDERRAQATRLAVYARDCGAQGLVMCPLNDTGDMRTTAQRAVGLRTALSELAPILREHGILGFIEPLGFEECSLRRKRTAVDAIQAVGGLDVFRLVHDTFHHHLASEQEFFPELTGLVHISGVEDAEAPLASIRDGHRVLVGEGDILGNAAQIDTLLSTGYSGYLSFEPFADSVHGLADIEQAISASMAHLQKSLT
- a CDS encoding CoA-acylating methylmalonate-semialdehyde dehydrogenase; the protein is MSNAPVIGHYIDGQVQDSGERFSHVFNPATGAVQAQVALASVKTVEEAVASALKAFPAWSEQSSLRRSRVMFKFKELLDRHHNELAEIITREHGKVLSDAKGEVTRGIEIVEYACGAPNLLKTEFSDNIGGGIDNWNLRQPLGVCAGVTPFNFPVMVPLWMIPLALVTGNCFILKPSERDPSASLLMARLLTEAGLPDGVFNVVQGDKTAVDALLQHPDIEAISFVGSTPIAEYIHQQATARGKRVQALGGAKNHMIVMPDADLDQAADALIGAAYGSAGERCMAISIAVAVGDVGDRLIAKLLPRIDQLKVGNGMQSDSEMGPLVTAEHKAKVEGFISDGVAQGAQLLVDGRGFNVPGAEAGFFVGATLFDQVSSEMSIYQQEIFGPVLGIIRVPDFASAVALINAHEFGNGVSCFTSDGGIARAFARTIKVGMVGINVPIPVPMAWHSFGGWKRSLFGDHHAYGEEGVRFYSRYKSVMQRWPDSIAKGPEFSMPTAK
- the iolB gene encoding 5-deoxy-glucuronate isomerase, with the protein product MSLLVKSQAHGRTMVELEKGRLEYVGFAAYRLSLGESLPVTAGDQELCLVLLSGRVSISGEAPGQGVFEWDNLGDRQSVFEDKSPFAAYLPPGSQARVTALSDSQIAVCAAPGSVSANLGPRLIRPESMKRSVRGKGANTRYVCDILPDSEPAHSLLVVEVRTPSGHSSSYPPHKHDTDDLPHQSFLEETYYHQINPPQGFVFQRVYTDDRSIDQAMAVENSDLVVVPKGYHPVSVPYGYESYYLNVMAGPKRVWQFHNDPQHSWLLDL
- the iolE gene encoding myo-inosose-2 dehydratase, yielding MPAIRIGINPISWSNDDLPSLGGETPLSTALSEGKAIGYAGFELNGKFPKDAKGVGDVLRPYDLALVSGWYSSRLATRSVAEEIDAIASHVELLAQNGANVLVYGEVADSIQGQRIPLVERPRFHSEEAWQAYADKLTELARFTLSRGVRLAYHHHMGAYVESPSDIDKLMALTGSEVGLLFDSGHCYMGGGEPLQVLKKHIERICHVHFKDVRKPVVQLARNNLWSFPDCIINGTFTVPGDGDIDYAALLDVLVAADYYGWLVVEAEQDPAVAPSYIYAKKGYDTLRALLNERGL